One genomic region from Procambarus clarkii isolate CNS0578487 chromosome 85, FALCON_Pclarkii_2.0, whole genome shotgun sequence encodes:
- the LOC123746698 gene encoding uncharacterized protein, translating into MRGRQPRGDWLGQLGRVQKLTNGEPSPGRDVTGPAAPEPASAYQLRVSRTVVECRRALSEFSKCLGCRGSSETRRLVADNLKNVDGLNTGVGVVWDHYMTPDGLLVFLHSQEQNQLSALVSSLRTRSPPSGQLHDCSVTGVWQNYNIATDHVGPLQSPLKMNTGKVANRLR; encoded by the exons ATGCGAGGGCGCCAGCCGCGCGGCGATTGGCTAGGACAGCTAGGTCGCGTGCAAAAATTGACCAATGGGGAGCCATCCCCGGGGCGTGACGTCACCGGGCCAGCGGCGCCAGAGCCAGCAAGCGCCTATCAGCTCAGAGTTTCCCGGACCGTCGTTGAGTGCAGACGTGCGCTAAGTGAGTTCTCCAAATGTCTAGGTTGCAGAGGATCATCAGAGACCCGGCGTCTTGTAGCAGACAATTTAAAG AATGTTGATGGTTTAAatactggtgtgggtgtagtcTGGGACCACTACATGACCCCAGACGGTTTACTGGTGTTCCTTCACTCTCAGGAGCAGAACCAGTTGTCTGCACTAGTCTCTTCTCTCCGTACCAGAAGTCCTCCTTCAG GTCAGCTGCATGATTGCAGCGTTACTGGAGTCTGGCAGAATTATAACATTGCGACAGATCATGTTGGACCTCTCCAGTCACCTCTGAAGATGAACACAGGGAAGGTTGCCAACCGTCTCCGGTAA